In one window of Gossypium hirsutum isolate 1008001.06 chromosome A01, Gossypium_hirsutum_v2.1, whole genome shotgun sequence DNA:
- the LOC107895012 gene encoding 5'-adenylylsulfate reductase-like 4: MGTKAWQTRMLILVFWWRLTCAVFVPLRIPLCPKVSVSDAIFDFRDSYCPIISARTQSIDFVGVTEGDEVSMQKALNMVYKNGHGYVAVLFYASWCPFSRSFGPSINILSSSYPCIPHFTIEESSVRPSILSKYGVHGFPTLFLLNSTMRARYHGNRSFESLGAFYSDVTGIKNSLDKTSLEKIGHLSNQEKHNSTEQESCPFSWARSPENLLRQETYLSLATTFVLCRLLYLLYPTLLVFAQLTWRRLIRNVKLGTLFEHPLAYLKRAIQLFNSMKEPCKRSNLQGAMNARAWASKSLATVSIGDANRNRVVPVTGCR; encoded by the exons ATGGGTACGAAGGCATGGCAAACGAGGATGCTAATACTGGTTTTCTGGTGGAGGCTAACGTGCGCCGTCTTCGTCCCTTTAAGGATTCCGTTATGTCCCAAGGTCTCCGTTTCCGACGCGATCTTTGACTTCAGAGACTCCTATTGTCCTATTATCTCTGCTCGTACTCAATCTATCGACTTCGTTGGCGTTACCGAG GGAGATGAGGTTTCGATGCAAAAGGCGCTTAACATGGTATATAAGAACGGTCATGGATATGTAGCAGTGCTTTTCTATGCATCTTGGTGCCCCTTTTCAAGGTCTTTTGGACCAAGCATCAATATCCTTTCTTCTTCCTATCCTTGCATTCCCCATTTTACCATTGAAGAATCATCTGTCAGACCAAG CATACTCTCAAAGTATGGAGTTCACGGGTTTCCTACTCTTTTCCTTTTAAATTCTACGATGCGTGCACGTTACCATGGAAATCGATCTTTTGAATCTCTTGGTGCATTCTATAGTGATGTCACTG GCATTAAGAACTCTCTGGATAAAACATCATTGGAAAAAATTGGACACTTGTCAAATCAAGAGAAGCATAATAGCACTGAGCAGGAAAGCTGCCCATTCTCGTGGGCAAGATCTCCGGAGAATTTACTTCGACAAGAGACATATTTGTCTTTGGCCACCACTTTTGTGCTTTGTAGATTGCTTTACCTATTGTATCCTACTTTGCTTGTATTTGCTCAGTTAACATGGAGACGGCTGATTCGAAATGTTAAACTGGGGACTTTGTTTGAACATCCTTTGGCCTATCTGAAACGAGCAATCCAGCTGTTTAATTCCATGAAGGAACCTTGCAAGAGAAGCAACTTGCAAGGCGCAATGAATGCTAGAGCATGGGCCTCTAAATCCCTTGCTACCGTTTCAATTGGTGACGCTAACAGAAATCGTGTTGTGCCAGTAACTGGATGTCGCTAA
- the LOC107895013 gene encoding uncharacterized protein isoform X1, which produces MSNLGDDFSQFDISKEEKDKLVAEVVRYILFKTHQNSGCPIKREELSQLVTKNYRHRSLPAYIINEAKAKLSTIFGYELRELQRSRPSSTNHSRLSQQSGVDAKSYVVTSQLPAEVYKKYVEDVNTSHLTGFTFVVISIVQLSGGKIAEDNLWHHLKRMGLHETDENHPVLGNVKQVLETLVQQRYLQKDKVSGPEGTTLFYELAERALDGTVSDRVKQYISQIVKKDDATVDIL; this is translated from the exons ATGTCAAATCTCGGTGACGATTTCTCTCAATTCGATATATCAAAAGAg GAAAAAGACAAACTTGTTGCAGAAGTAGTTCGTTACATACTGTTCAAAACACATCAAAATTCAGGATGTCCAATTAAAAGGGAAGAACTCTCTCAATTAGTCACTAAAAACTATCGTCACCGCTCGCTTCCTGCTTATATCATTAACGAGGCTAAAGCCAAACTCTCCACCATTTTTGGTTACGAATTAAGGGAACTTCAAAGATCACGTCCTTCTTCCACAAACCACTCCCGATTGTCTCAACAGA GTGGAGTTGATGCCAAATCCTATGTTGTCACAAGCCAGTTACCAGCTGAGGTGTATAAGAAATATGTTGAGGATGTTAATACATCTCATCTTACTGGTTTTACTTTTGTTGTGATCAGTATTGTGCAGCTTTCCGGAGGTAAAATTGCTGAAG ATAATCTTTGGCATCATTTGAAGAGAATGGGATTGCATGAAACAGATGAAAACCACCCAGTTCTTGGTAATGTGAAGCAGGTATTGGAGACGCTTGTCCAGCAAAG ATATTTACAGAAAGATAAGGTCAGTGGCCCTGAAGGTACTACTTTGTTTTATGAGCTTGCTGAGAGAGCTCTAGATGGAACCGTAAGTGACAGGGTTAAGCAATACATATCACAG ATTGTAAAGAAAGATGATGCCACCGTGGATATCTTATAA
- the LOC107895013 gene encoding uncharacterized protein isoform X2, with protein sequence MSNLGDDFSQFDISKEEKDKLVAEVVRYILFKTHQNSGCPIKREELSQLVTKNYRHRSLPAYIINEAKAKLSTIFGYELRELQRSRPSSTNHSRLSQQSGVDAKSYVVTSQLPAEVYKKYVEDVNTSHLTGFTFVVISIVQLSGDNLWHHLKRMGLHETDENHPVLGNVKQVLETLVQQRYLQKDKVSGPEGTTLFYELAERALDGTVSDRVKQYISQIVKKDDATVDIL encoded by the exons ATGTCAAATCTCGGTGACGATTTCTCTCAATTCGATATATCAAAAGAg GAAAAAGACAAACTTGTTGCAGAAGTAGTTCGTTACATACTGTTCAAAACACATCAAAATTCAGGATGTCCAATTAAAAGGGAAGAACTCTCTCAATTAGTCACTAAAAACTATCGTCACCGCTCGCTTCCTGCTTATATCATTAACGAGGCTAAAGCCAAACTCTCCACCATTTTTGGTTACGAATTAAGGGAACTTCAAAGATCACGTCCTTCTTCCACAAACCACTCCCGATTGTCTCAACAGA GTGGAGTTGATGCCAAATCCTATGTTGTCACAAGCCAGTTACCAGCTGAGGTGTATAAGAAATATGTTGAGGATGTTAATACATCTCATCTTACTGGTTTTACTTTTGTTGTGATCAGTATTGTGCAGCTTTCCGGAG ATAATCTTTGGCATCATTTGAAGAGAATGGGATTGCATGAAACAGATGAAAACCACCCAGTTCTTGGTAATGTGAAGCAGGTATTGGAGACGCTTGTCCAGCAAAG ATATTTACAGAAAGATAAGGTCAGTGGCCCTGAAGGTACTACTTTGTTTTATGAGCTTGCTGAGAGAGCTCTAGATGGAACCGTAAGTGACAGGGTTAAGCAATACATATCACAG ATTGTAAAGAAAGATGATGCCACCGTGGATATCTTATAA